In one Pseudomonas fitomaticsae genomic region, the following are encoded:
- a CDS encoding phosphonate degradation HD-domain oxygenase: MLSHEQVIDRVFGLYERFGASDYIGEPVSQIEHMSQAAQLAIAEGFDDEVVLAAFFHDIGHLCAEGAENMGGYGVVSHERLGADYLREAGFSERLARLVEYHVQAKRYLTLRESGYYDRLSEASRRTLEYQGGVMTEAEADAFEQDPLCAVSLRMRQWDELAKEMAVPVMDLALLKGKAFTVLSREAR; this comes from the coding sequence ATGTTGAGTCACGAACAAGTCATCGACCGGGTGTTCGGCCTCTATGAGCGCTTCGGCGCCAGCGACTACATCGGCGAACCGGTGTCGCAGATCGAGCACATGTCCCAGGCGGCGCAACTGGCCATCGCCGAAGGCTTCGACGATGAAGTGGTGCTTGCTGCGTTCTTCCATGACATCGGCCATTTGTGTGCCGAAGGCGCGGAGAATATGGGCGGTTACGGCGTGGTCAGCCACGAACGCCTCGGCGCGGACTATTTGCGAGAGGCCGGATTTAGCGAGCGCCTGGCGCGGCTGGTGGAATATCACGTCCAGGCCAAGCGCTACCTGACGCTCAGGGAGTCGGGCTATTACGACCGTTTGAGCGAAGCCAGCCGCCGCACCCTGGAGTATCAGGGCGGGGTAATGACCGAGGCCGAAGCCGATGCGTTCGAGCAGGATCCGTTGTGCGCCGTCAGCTTGCGAATGCGCCAGTGGGATGAGCTGGCGAAGGAGATGGCCGTGCCGGTGATGGATCTTGCGTTGTTGAAGGGCAAGGCTTTTACCGTGCTGTCCCGCGAGGCGCGCTGA
- a CDS encoding GTPase/DUF3482 domain-containing protein, which produces MTDAWKAPLKLAVVGHTNVGKTSLLRTLTRDVGFGEVSHRPSTTRHVEGARLSVDGEPLLDLYDTPGLEDAIALLDFLERLERPGERLDGPARLARFLDGSEARQRFEQEAKVLRQLLASDAGLYVIDAREPVLAKYRDELEVLASCGKPLLPVLNFVSSANHREPDWREALARLGLHALVRFDSVAPPEDGERRLYESLALLLENARPQLERLIADQQAQRLAREQSAARLIAELLIDCAACRRSVASNAEQEQQAISELRKAVRQREQRCVEALLKLYAFRPQDAAASDLPLLDGRWGDDLFNPETLKQLGVRVGGGIAAGAAAGAGVDLLVGGITLGAAALAGAIAGGALQTARSYGNRLLGKIKGQRELTVDDNVLRLLALRQRQLLQALNARGHAAMDAVQVATPQDKTWREGKLPEALNIARAHPQWSSLNPHPKLNQAQRQEQIDELVGKVLEL; this is translated from the coding sequence ATGACTGATGCCTGGAAAGCGCCGCTGAAACTGGCGGTGGTCGGCCACACCAACGTCGGCAAGACTTCGCTGTTGCGCACCCTGACCCGCGACGTCGGCTTCGGTGAAGTCTCCCATCGACCGAGCACGACGAGGCATGTCGAAGGTGCGCGGTTGTCGGTGGATGGCGAACCGTTGCTCGACCTCTACGACACGCCCGGTCTGGAGGACGCCATCGCCCTGCTGGATTTTCTCGAGCGTCTGGAACGTCCCGGCGAACGCCTCGACGGCCCGGCACGGCTGGCGCGGTTTCTCGACGGCAGCGAAGCGCGCCAGCGTTTCGAACAGGAAGCCAAAGTGCTGCGGCAACTGCTCGCTTCCGATGCCGGCCTGTACGTGATTGACGCCCGCGAACCGGTGCTGGCCAAGTACCGCGACGAACTGGAAGTGCTGGCCAGTTGCGGCAAGCCGCTGTTGCCGGTGCTGAATTTCGTCAGCAGCGCCAACCATCGCGAACCGGACTGGCGTGAAGCCCTGGCGCGCCTCGGCCTGCACGCGCTGGTGCGTTTCGACAGCGTCGCCCCGCCGGAAGATGGTGAGCGTCGGTTGTATGAAAGCCTCGCACTGTTGCTGGAGAACGCCCGCCCACAACTTGAACGCCTGATCGCCGATCAACAGGCCCAACGCCTCGCCCGCGAGCAAAGCGCCGCACGCCTGATCGCCGAACTGCTGATCGACTGCGCCGCGTGCCGACGCAGCGTGGCGAGCAACGCCGAGCAGGAACAACAGGCCATCAGCGAATTGCGCAAAGCCGTGCGCCAGCGCGAACAACGCTGCGTCGAGGCGCTGCTCAAGCTCTACGCCTTCCGCCCACAGGACGCCGCTGCCAGCGATCTGCCGTTGCTCGACGGACGCTGGGGCGATGACCTGTTCAACCCGGAAACCCTCAAGCAACTCGGCGTGCGGGTCGGCGGCGGAATTGCCGCTGGTGCCGCAGCAGGTGCCGGTGTGGATCTGCTGGTGGGCGGCATCACCCTCGGCGCCGCCGCTCTGGCCGGGGCCATTGCCGGCGGCGCCCTGCAAACCGCCCGCAGCTATGGCAACCGCCTGCTGGGCAAGATCAAAGGGCAGCGAGAATTGACGGTCGACGACAACGTGTTGCGCCTGCTGGCCCTGCGTCAGCGGCAACTGCTGCAAGCGCTGAATGCCCGAGGCCATGCAGCGATGGATGCCGTTCAGGTGGCGACGCCGCAGGACAAGACCTGGCGCGAAGGCAAGCTGCCGGAGGCGCTGAACATTGCCCGGGCCCACCCGCAATGGTCGTCGCTCAACCCGCATCCGAAACTGAATCAGGCCCAGCGTCAGGAACAGATCGATGAACTGGTCGGCAAGGTCCTCGAACTCTAG
- a CDS encoding TIGR03364 family FAD-dependent oxidoreductase, whose product MAVSHSEHLSMTQHKDLLIVGAGILGLSHAYAAARRGLKVAVFERTATPSGASVRNFGQALVTGQPPGPMLELAKASREIWGQWAQLAGLQLKRNGSYLFARTEAEEHLLEAFCAGRAVEHNYRVELLRGAALRDLYGGQFSHHRAALHGMDDQQLYSREAIPALIEYLRRELNVEFHFSTLVRDVEPGRLQSTAGIFTAEQIIVCSGHDYQTLLAEPIAALNPQICRLQMLRARPQIDLNLQHALLTGLSCVHYGAFADLPEAAAVQAQILREQPHLQENGIHLLISPTPYGELIIGDSHHYGSDPSPFNAEQVDNWMLELAEQTLGCKVQVVERWQGVYGSRGPGPFSFLRPAPGLSVALMHSGVGMSVGPAMAERNVAQLFGEH is encoded by the coding sequence ATGGCGGTCTCGCATTCAGAGCATCTCTCAATGACACAACACAAAGACTTGCTGATCGTCGGCGCCGGCATCCTGGGCCTGTCCCACGCCTATGCCGCCGCCCGACGCGGTCTCAAGGTCGCGGTTTTCGAGCGCACCGCTACGCCAAGCGGCGCGTCGGTACGCAACTTCGGCCAGGCGCTGGTCACCGGCCAGCCACCGGGCCCGATGCTCGAACTGGCCAAAGCCAGTCGCGAAATCTGGGGGCAGTGGGCGCAGCTCGCCGGCCTGCAACTCAAGCGCAACGGCTCGTACCTGTTCGCCCGCACCGAGGCCGAAGAGCACTTGCTCGAAGCCTTCTGCGCCGGGCGCGCCGTCGAGCACAACTACCGCGTCGAACTGCTGCGCGGTGCCGCGTTGCGCGATCTGTATGGCGGCCAGTTCAGCCATCACCGCGCCGCGCTGCACGGGATGGACGATCAACAGCTGTATTCCCGGGAAGCGATTCCGGCGCTGATCGAATACCTGCGTCGCGAACTCAACGTCGAGTTTCACTTCTCGACGCTGGTGCGTGATGTCGAGCCGGGGAGGCTCCAAAGCACTGCCGGCATTTTTACTGCCGAGCAAATCATCGTTTGCTCCGGCCATGATTATCAGACCTTGCTGGCCGAGCCGATTGCCGCCCTCAATCCGCAAATCTGCCGCCTGCAAATGCTCCGCGCCCGGCCGCAGATCGACCTGAACTTGCAACACGCCTTGCTCACCGGCCTCAGCTGCGTGCACTACGGCGCCTTCGCCGATCTGCCGGAAGCGGCCGCAGTGCAGGCGCAAATCCTGCGCGAACAACCGCACTTGCAGGAAAACGGTATTCACCTGCTGATCAGCCCGACGCCGTATGGCGAACTGATCATTGGCGACTCGCACCATTACGGCAGCGATCCGTCGCCGTTCAACGCAGAACAGGTCGACAACTGGATGCTCGAACTGGCCGAACAGACCCTCGGCTGCAAGGTGCAGGTGGTCGAGCGCTGGCAGGGTGTCTATGGTTCCCGGGGGCCGGGGCCGTTTTCGTTCCTGCGTCCGGCGCCGGGGCTGAGTGTGGCGCTGATGCACAGCGGCGTCGGCATGAGCGTCGGTCCGGCCATGGCCGAGCGCAATGTTGCACAGCTTTTTGGAGAGCACTGA